One window from the genome of Montipora foliosa isolate CH-2021 chromosome 5, ASM3666993v2, whole genome shotgun sequence encodes:
- the LOC138003210 gene encoding melatonin receptor type 1B-like: protein MEISLSAELSLRSRNLALFESFLFAVINVAAIFGNLSVCYAVYRKQSLRTLANMFIVALAVSDILMSTCCTPFTVATLIRGRWIFGDNFCRFHGFAAFTCGLASLLTMGIIAVSRYFCIVKPHKYLMIFNARKTFFYIAALWSAAFIGSVPPFFFKSGGFEFQPGKAMCLYTFETHIAYTAFIECFYVATPLLLITTCYTIVFYTVWQTNRNFSPDKSPRRLRANIEEAKVTKTLAMVMAGFACCWLPIGIVDYIDAARGQHTLPRQVYLMYSCLAYLSSTINPLIYGVMNRHFRREYKVMFRKALCLQNCQNVSISEETSGSEGRKFRKE from the coding sequence ATGGAGATTTCACTTTCTGCCGAACTGTCACTTAGAAGTCGAAATCTAGCTTTGTTTGAATCTTTCCTGTTTGCTGTCATAAATGTGGCGGCTATTTTTGGAAATCTTTCCGTCTGTTACGCAGTGTATAGAAAACAAAGCCTTCGCACGCTGGCTAACATGTTCATTGTTGCACTGGCTGTGAGTGACATCTTAATGTCCACCTGTTGTACGCCGTTCACTGTTGCAACATTAATCCGAGGGAGATGGATTTTTGGGGACAACTTTTGCCGATTTCATGGTTTCGCCGCTTTCACTTGTGGCTTGGCGTCTCTTCTCACCATGGGGATAATAGCGGTGAGTCGATATTTCTGCATAGTGAAACCTCACAAGTACTTGATGATCTTCAACGCTCGCAAAACTTTCTTCTACATCGCTGCGCTATGGAGCGCAGCTTTTATCGGATCCGTTCCTCCATTTTTCTTTAAGAGCGGTGGATTTGAATTCCAACCGGGCAAGGCGATGTGTCTCTATACCTTTGAAACTCACATCGCTTACACGGCTTTCATTGAATGCTTTTATGTAGCCACACCCCTGCTTCTCATCACGACTTGTTACACCATCGTCTTTTACACCGTCTGGCAGACGAATCGAAATTTCTCGCCAGACAAAAGTCCCCGAAGACTCAGGGCAAACATCGAAGAAGCAAAAGTAACTAAGACCCTGGCAATGGTTATGGCTGGTTTTGCGTGTTGCTGGCTCCCCATAGGTATAGTTGACTACATCGACGCTGCGAGAGGCCAACACACTCTACCTCGACAGGTATACCTAATGTATTCGTGCTTGGCATATTTGAGTAGTACCATTAACCCACTCATATACGGTGTCATGAACAGACATTTCAGGCGAGAATACAAGGTTATGTTCAGGAAGGCTCTGTGCCTGCAGAATTGTCAAAATGTGAGTATTTCGGAAGAAACGTCTGGAAGCGAGGGACGCAAATTTCGCAAGGAATGA